In Mycobacterium sp. ITM-2016-00317, the genomic window GGCTCGTCGTGTTCCTGCCCATCATCATGACGGTGGCACGCCGCTTCGGCGGATCGATTCTGTTGTACGCCTTCCCGGCCGCCGGGGCCTTCGCCGCCATGCACGCCCTGGTTCCGCCGCATCCCGGTCCGGTGGCGGCCGCCGAACTGCTCGGCGCCAACATCGGCCTGACGTTGATCGTCGGCGTACCGGTCGCCGTCGCGTCCTGGTACGTCGGTGCATTCCTGGTGTCCCAGTTCATGGGTCGGCGCTTGCATGTCGACATTCCGACGTCACTGTTCGGTGAGATCAACGGCGGCCGCGAGATCGGCGACAACCGCCAAGCCGACACCGACGGCACGCCGGCGACGGGCACCACAGGAACGGTCACCAGGACCGCTCCGTCCTTCGCGACCGTGCTCGGGGTGCTGCTGCTGCCGCTCGTGTTGATCTCGTTCAACACCGTGCTCAGCACGCTGATGACCGCCGGCGTGATCGAAGAAGGTGCGACCTGGGCGGAGTACCTGAAGCTGCTCGGCACCACCTCGATCGCCCTGCTGATCACGGTTGTGGTCGCGATCCTGGTCCTCGGCGTGCGGAACCGGCCGATGGCCGATGTGAGCGACATCCTCGACAACGCGCTCGGCCCGATCTGCGCGATCATCCTGATCACCGGTGCGGGCGGCATGTTCGGCGGCGTGCTGCGGCTGAGCGGGATCGGCGACGCGCTGAGCGGCTCGCTGTCCAATCTCGGCATCTCCCTGATCCTGCAGGCCTTCGTCATCTCCACACTGCTTCGGGTGGCACAGGGTTCGGCCACCGTCGCGTTGACCACGACCGCCGGTCTACTGAGCGCGTCGGTCGCCGCCGCTGACCTGAGCAACCTGCAACAGACCGCATTGGTGATGGCGATCGCGGCCGGCGCCACCGTGCTCTCCCACGTCAACGACTCCGGGTTCTGGCTGGTCAGCCGGTTCTTCGGGATGGACGTCAAGACCACCCTCAAGACGTGGACGGTCCTGGAGACGACGCTCGGGCTCAGCGCCTTCGTGCTCAGCCTCGGATTGTGGGCCATCGCCTGACGGCACTCCGTCGCGGATCGACGCGGGCCTGCCCGCGTCGATCCCGGCCGGGGCCGCGGCAACGAATTTTGACCACACCGCCGAATTGCCCGCCGCGTCACGCTGCTCACGCCAGTCACTTTGTTAACATCGCGCCGTGCAGGTATCCCGGCGTGACGCACTGCGCTATGCCGCCGCCGTATCGGCACTGGCCGGGCTCGGCGCGGCAGCAACGGGCAGGCAGGCACCTACGGCAGCGGCCGCCGCTCCGACACTGATCGACTTCGCCATGCGCCAGATCCCGGCGCAGGACATCCGGGCCGCCGGCCACGCCGGGGTGATCAACTACGTGTCGACCTCGCGGCCTGGCTCGAACTTCGGCGCCAAACCGATCACGCTGCCCTATGCGAGGTCGCTGACCGCGGCCGGTTTGGTGATCGTCAGCAACTACCAGTACGGCAAGCCTGGCGGAACGGCACCGTCGGACTTCACCCGCGGGTACGCAGGCGGCGTCGCCGACGCCCGCACCGGCTGGGCGTTGCACTCCGCCGCTGGTGGCGGCCAGAGTGCACCGATCTTTTTCAGCGTCGACGATGACATCGACCGCCAGACCTGGAACGACCTCGCACTCCCGTGGTTCCGCGGCATCAACTCGGTCATCGGCGTGCAGCGCACCGGGATCTACGCGGGCATCAGACCGTGCCAGTGGGCTGCGGCCGACGGTGTCATCGGAAAGTCACGCACGCCCGGCCGTGTCTGGGCCTGGCAGACCCGCTCCTGGTCCAACGGCCAGATCTACCCCGGCGCCGTGCTGTACCAGCGCATCATCGACACCGCCTCGAATCCGGGACCGATCGTCGGCGGCATCCGCGTCGACGTCAACGACGTGCTGGCGCAGGATTGCGGCCAGTGGAACTTCCACCCCTGACGTCCGCTCACGCGTGGTTCGGTGCCACCGGGTCCACCCTGTCGTCGTCCTCTGATGACGGATCCACCGAGTCCAGCTCCGCCCGTTCACGTTCGATCCGGGTGGCCGTCGGCACCGCGATCCACAACGCCAGCAGCATCGCCGTGACACCAGCGACGATCTTGCCGATCATCAACGGTGCGATCAGGTTCGGCTGGAAGTTGGCCGTGAAGGCCAGGTGGTCACCGATCAGTGCGCTACAGGTGGTGCCGAAAGCGACCACCAACACCTTGTCCTTGGCCGGCATGTGCTTGATGAGGTGGAACGCGGCCAGCATGTTGGTCGTCGCGGCGAGCAGGCCCGCGGTGCCCTCGGTGCTGATGCCCGCGCGGGTGCCCACGGCGGTCAGCGGCTTGTCGAGGTAGGTCCGGATCGCGTACACCAGCGGGAACGCTCCGGCCAGGACGATCGCGATGTTGCCCGCCACTTCCAGGGACCGCATCTGATCGTCGGCGTCAGCGATGATCGGGTCGAGTCCCCAGGCGCCCATCCGTGCGCTGAAGAAGCCCGTCACGTGCTCGACGATGGACAATGCCAGCACCACCAGAATGGCCGCGTTGAGTCCCTTGCCGAACCAGATGAAGCCGGTGATCATGGCGCGGGTCGCAAAGTACAGGCCAGCGGCGATCGCGATGGTGACAAGGAAAACCGGGAGCAGGTTGATCAGGACGTCGCCGAAACCGAAGCCGTCGAGGGTGGCGGTCGACGGGCCATCGGTGACCGCCGAGTCACGCACCGTGGAATCGGTCAGGATCAGGATTCCCATCGTGACCACGACGCCGAGCGGCACGGTGAGAATCCCACTCATGATGCCCAGGGCGAAATACTTGTGGTCACGCACATCCAGGATCGCCAGCCCGACCGGAATGATGAACGAGATGGTGGCGCCGAGCAGGAATCCGTTGACGGAGGCGGTCATCCATGCACCGGTCGAGTCGGCGGTGACTTCGGCCAGCTGGTAGGCACCCATATCGCTGGCGATCAGCGTGGTGGCCGCCATGGCCGCATCCGCACCGAACGGTTCGTAGACTTTGCCCAGGACGTGTTCGACGAACCAGGACAGATACGGCAGGGCCGCCATGATGCCGGCGATGGGCACGAAGAGCGGCCCGAGGGCGTAGATGCCCTCCTTGAACTCATGACCGATCCCGCGGTCGCCGCGGAACGCCAACGAGAAGGCGCCGATCAGGACGAACGCCATCATCAGATAGATGACGATGTTTCCCAGCAAGGCCATGGTGGAGTTTCCCTTCGATCATGCATGCAGCGCCGCGGGACCGCGCGCCGTCAGGGGGCGTGAGGTGTTGTGGTGGGTGGACGTCAGGTCTTGCTGCGCAGGCGACTTCGCCTTCGGCCGACGCGCACGGAGAGCGCGACGCCGGTGACGGCCGCGGCGGCTATCCACAGTTGCTTAGGTATGTCGTCTGCGCCGGCCTCGATCCGCGCGGGCCACGTCCCCATCCGCCCCTCGGCCACGATCCGCGTGCCCTGCACTCGGACCCGTTCGAATGTGTAGGGGAACTCTCCGACCGGAGATGTCACTTTCATCGCGGTGATCCAATCCTGGGCTCCGGTGGGACATGCTGGTGCTGTGGTGCTTTGGCACGCTCGATCGCCATCCGGGCTGCGGCAGCACCGATCTGGTCGGCGGTCTTGAACTCCCGCCCCGAGCGCTGGGCGAATACCACGGTGTCGTCGTCGAGGACGGCGCCGTCGATGTTGCGGTACGGGATCGCCGGCCCGGCCAGGATCAGGCAGTCGCACACGAGGTGCTCGACGCCTGACCCGGATCGGCCGGCCGTATCCTGCACGCTGACGCCGCGGATACGGGGCATGCCGTGCGCGCCGGTCACCCGCAGATCCGGTCTGGTGGTGACCGCGGGATGTGGCGCCGGGCCTTCCCGACCGAGCCAGTGGATCGATGCCGCGGGGCGCGCGCCGGTGGTCATTGCCGCGATGCACTCTTCGGCCCAGTGCGAGTCGCCGGTGACGACGACCTCTGAACCCAGGTGGACGCCTTGTGCCAGCAGGTGCAAAGCCAGCGTGGCCGGGACGACGCCCGCGCACCGGTCCCCGTCGATCCGCAACTCGCTACGGTTCGCGGGCCGGTGCCCGGTGGCTACGACGAGTGCGTCGGCAGCGGTGAGGCCACCGTGTTCGCCGATGGCCAACACTCTGTCGCCCTCCCAGCGGATCACCTGCGTGCCTGCCGCGAACCGGACTCCGCTGCGGTGGGCCCGCCGGACCAACCGGGCGTGTTCTGGATGCTCCCACTGTTCACCACCGGGAACCGGAAGACGTTCGTACACTGTGACATCCGCAGCAGGGCGCAGCGCGATGGCGGCGTGCAGGCCGAGCAGCCCCGATCCGGCGACCACGATGTGTGCGGTGGCGGTCACGAGTTGCTCTCCCATTGCGATCCGGGTTCGCCCTGGGAGATCTCGCCGGGCCGCTGCCCTGTGGCCGCGGACAGTATGAAGCTCACACCCACCGAGCAGTAGGCGCCCTGACACCGCCCGGCGGTCGCCCGGGTCCGCTTGCGCACCGCGTCGAGCGAAGTGGCCGGGACGGGACCGCGGCATTCCGCGGCGATCTCAGCCGCCGTCACGTGCTCGCACGCGCAGACCACCATGGGCCGCTGGTCCGGCGGCGCACCGGGCCGGCACGCGAAGTCGACCGCTGCGCTGTCCGTGGCGCTCTCCGCCAAGCGGGCAATGAACGGAACAGACTGGTGTAGTGCGGCTTTCGGCTTCAATCCCAGTATTCCGTTGCCGATGAGGCCTGCGATGTGCCGCGCGACAGCCGGGGATGAGGACACACCAGTCGAGCGGATTCCTGCGGCGTGCACCAGGTTCGGCACCTTGGGCGACACCTCCAGTCGATAGGTGTGATCGCTCGCCGGTCGTAGGCCCGCGAATGCCTTGGTGACGTAACGCCGGTCGATCCCTTCGGGCAGGAGGCGTTGGGCGCTGGCCCACACCTTTTCCACCGTCGCCTCGTCAGTCGTCCTGTCGGCGCGGTCCTGTCCGTCGACAGCGGTCGGCCCGACCAATACCGTGCGGTTGGTGGTGGGAACCGCGTAGATGCCGCGGGTGTGCGGGGTGGGTACGGTGCACATGATCTTGGGCACCAGGTGGCCGACGGCACGGTCGATGAGAAGGAATTGTCCTTTGCGGGGCCACATTGTGATCGGTTCGGCGGCCGCAGCATCGGTGATGTGGTCTGCGTTGACCCCAGCCGCGTTGACCACGGCGCCGACCGAGACCGCGCCCGCGGGTGTGACGACATGGCTGATCGCGCCCGCGGCGTTGTGCCAGAACCCGGTCACCGGTGTCGATCGGCGCAGTTCCACACCGTTGAGCACCGCGAGTTTGGCGAAACCGATGGTCAGCCGGATCGGGTCGATGATGCCTTCGGCCGGGACATGCAGTGCCTCGACCGCGGTGGGGGCCGCTGTCTGCGCCGCCCTGCGCAACGCCGACCCCGAGATCAGTTCGACCTCCACGCCGGCATCGGTCGCCTGCGCCGCCAGATTCCGCAGCGAGGGGCCGTCACTGTCGTCGAAACCCAGGGACAGGGCCCCGATTCGGCGAAAGGGCACATCGAGATCCCGGCAGATGGTTTCCCACTGGGGACTGGTCTCCAGGATGAGGTCGGATTCCAGACTCCCCGCCGGCAGGTCATAGCCGCTGCACGCGATGGCGGAGTTGGCCTTGCTGGCACCCTCGCAGACATCGTGGGCCGCCTCGAACCACACCACCTTCACCGCGTAGCGCGACAGTTCGGCGGCGATCGCGGCACCGATGACGCCGCCGCCGACGATCGCGATGTCATAGTGCTGACTACTCATCGGTCCCGTTCTTCGGTGCGTCGGCGTGCGGCTTCGGTCAGTGCGGGAGGATCCAGAGATGTTGATGCCTCGACGAATGCGCGCCATCGTGCGCGTTCGGGCACACGCTGTTCCTCCGGCAGCGTCGGCTCCATGGTGCAGCTGAATCGAGCCCGCGTCGCGAGGCCGCCGAGATCCAGTTCACCTGCGCCGATCGCAGCCAGCCCCGCAGCACCGGCGGCCGTGTTGTCGTGGTGGTCGGCGATGGCGATGGGCCTGCCGCACAGGTCGGCCTGCCGTTGCATGAGCGTGCGATTGACGCTGAGGCCGCCGTCTGCCCGCAAGGTGGCAGGCATGCCGAGTTCGGCGTCCACCGCGTCGACGACGTCAGCCACCCGCTGGGCGATCCCGTCGAGGACTGCGAACGCCAAGTCCTGGCGATCCGAGGACGCTCGTAGACCGGCCAGCACGCCCGCCGCGTCCGAACGCCACCACGGGGCTCCGATGCCGGTGAAACTCGGCAAGAACACCGGATGCTGCATCCGTAGCTCGAAGTCTTCTGCCGCGCTACAGGATGCGGCCAATGTGGAGACGTGAGAGGCATTTTCAGCCAATCCCAACCCGACGAACCAGTCGACGGCGGTGCCCGCGCTGAAGACGCCTCCTTCGATCGCCCACGCCTTGGGTTCGCCGGGGATGGTCCATGCGTAGGTCGGCATCAGGCCGTGGCCCGGCCGGCAGGGCTGGGCACCGACGTTGGTGTCGATGAAACACCCTGTCCCATACGTCATCTTGGTGTCGCCAGGCGAGATCGCGCCCAGCGCGGCCAGCGCGGCCAGTTGATCGGTCGCGCTGGCGTACAGCGGCGCGCCCAGGATGGTGGGCAGCGGTTCGGTGAAGACGGTGTCCACGATCTCCGGCAGCAGAGCGGCGTCGATACCGAAGGCTGCCGCACATTCCGGATCGAACCGCAGGTCGTCCAACGCCATCAGCTGTGTCCGGCTACCCGTCGACGGGTCGGTCACATACGCGCCGTAGGCAAGACGATGGATGAAGAACGTGTCGAGCGTGCCGATGGCCAGTGTGCCGTCGGCCGCCGCAGCGGCTACCTCCGGTAGGTTCAGCAGTGCCCACGCGATGCGCGCCGCCGAGTAGTACGGATCCAGCCGCAGTCCGGTGACCTCCTCGACACCCGCCGCTGCGGGCGTGCCGGCAACCCGGTCGACGATGGTTCCGGCACGCCGGTCCGACCAGAGGATCGCCTTCGACAGTGGCGCCCCGGTCAATCGGTTGAACGCGATGACGGACTCGCCCTGGTTGGCCAACCCAATTCCGGCCAGTTCCGCACCGGGCACCGACGCGACGGCTTCGCGCACCGTCTCTTCGATGGCATTGACCAGCGCGTCGCCGTCCTGCTCATCCCAGCCCGGGAGGGGATGCGCGGTATGCGAGCGTTTGCGCGCCGTCGCCACGCAGTTACCGGCGTCGTCATAGAGGTTGGTACGGGTACTGGTGGTGCCCTGATCAATGCCGGCCCACACCCGGGTCACCGGACCCCGCCGCGTCAAGGGCGGTACCGCCCCATCCCCGGTTGTTGAGTGCGCCGCCACGCGACCATCCTCTCCTCGGCCAACAATCCTGCGAATCAGATCACAACCGATCAGTGTCTGCAACAGAATGATCGATATTGATCGAAGTTAAGGTGTACGGGTGCCTGACCTACATGCCGAGGAGCGTCACTCGTTGCTGCTCGAGTTGCTGTCTCGTCAGCACTTCGCCTCGATCGACGACATCCAACGCGCCACCGGCGCCAGCATGCCCACCATTCGCCGCGACCTCGGCCAACTGGAGAAGCGCGGCCTGCTGCGCCGCGTCCGGGGTGGCGCGGCGCCTGCCACGACATCCAGCACCCTCGACGAGGCGTTCGAGCTTCGGCGCCGCCGCAACGCGCGCGAGAAGGGCGAAATAGCTTTGGTGGCGGCAAATTTGGCGAAACCACGGTCGTCGCTACTGCTCAACGACGGCAGTTCGACCCTGGCCCTGGCCGAAGAACTCGTGTCCCAGCAGAAGCCGCTGTGGGTGGCCACCTCTGGATTGAATCTGGGCGAGCGTCTGGCCAGCGTTGCAGAGATCGAGGTCATCGTCATCGGCGGCGCGTTGCGCGCATCGTCCTTCGGCACCAGCGGACCGCTTGCCACCTCGGCGATATCGCAACTGACCGTCGACACGACCTTCATCGGCTGCGACGGAATCGATCTAGAGCTCGGCGTGCGGTTCAACAGCCTGGCGGATGCCGAGATCGCCGCAGCGATGGCGCGCCAGGGCCGACGCGTGGTGGTCCTCGCGGATGCGTCGAAGCTCGGTCAGCGCGCCATCGCCGGTTCAACCGGCTGGTCGGACGTCGATGTGCTCATCACGAACGAACTCGACGCAAGTTGGCGTGATCACCTGCTGAAGCAGGATGTGGAGGTTCTGATCCCCTGACCATCACCTCCGATGACGCTCCCCCGTGTCTCAGCGGCGCGGCCGCACGGTGATGTGCACGTGGTCGAAGTGGCCGTATCCCGACGCCTGGGGGCCGGCCGGCGTGTAATAGGTGCCGCGCCAGATCACGTCCTGTAGCCCGAATCGGCCCGCATTGGCCAGCGCGTACGCCATGATCTGGTCGCCCAGCGCGATGCCCTCGGGGCTGTTGTGGTTGGGAATCATGATGTCGATGGCGAGGCCGCTCGGATGCCACGGCTTCGAGTCCGGCCGGACGCCGCCGATGTTGGCGATCTGCGGGAACTGCTGGCTGACGGCCCTGGCGGCCAGGATGGCGTTGGGCTGCAGACCGGCCTCGCGCGCGACACCCATCGGCAGTGCGTCCGGGGTGTCCGGGACGGCGACGATCGGGGGCGGAGCGACGTCGCCGGGAGGCACGGCGGGCATCGCGGCCGGCGGCGGAGGCGCGCTGTCGACGATCGCCTGCTGCTGCGGGGTCAGCGCCGCGTACTGGGCCTCCGCTGCCGCGATCTGACGCAGCAGCTCGCTCAGTTTTGCCTGCAACTCCGCGCGCACCGCGGCTGCGTGCTCGGCCGCGCTGCGCGCGTCGGCGGCCGATTTCTCCGAGGCCTGGGCGGCCG contains:
- a CDS encoding DUF1906 domain-containing protein, translating into MQVSRRDALRYAAAVSALAGLGAAATGRQAPTAAAAAPTLIDFAMRQIPAQDIRAAGHAGVINYVSTSRPGSNFGAKPITLPYARSLTAAGLVIVSNYQYGKPGGTAPSDFTRGYAGGVADARTGWALHSAAGGGQSAPIFFSVDDDIDRQTWNDLALPWFRGINSVIGVQRTGIYAGIRPCQWAAADGVIGKSRTPGRVWAWQTRSWSNGQIYPGAVLYQRIIDTASNPGPIVGGIRVDVNDVLAQDCGQWNFHP
- a CDS encoding ethanolamine utilization protein EutH, with amino-acid sequence MALLGNIVIYLMMAFVLIGAFSLAFRGDRGIGHEFKEGIYALGPLFVPIAGIMAALPYLSWFVEHVLGKVYEPFGADAAMAATTLIASDMGAYQLAEVTADSTGAWMTASVNGFLLGATISFIIPVGLAILDVRDHKYFALGIMSGILTVPLGVVVTMGILILTDSTVRDSAVTDGPSTATLDGFGFGDVLINLLPVFLVTIAIAAGLYFATRAMITGFIWFGKGLNAAILVVLALSIVEHVTGFFSARMGAWGLDPIIADADDQMRSLEVAGNIAIVLAGAFPLVYAIRTYLDKPLTAVGTRAGISTEGTAGLLAATTNMLAAFHLIKHMPAKDKVLVVAFGTTCSALIGDHLAFTANFQPNLIAPLMIGKIVAGVTAMLLALWIAVPTATRIERERAELDSVDPSSEDDDRVDPVAPNHA
- a CDS encoding FAD-dependent oxidoreductase → MTATAHIVVAGSGLLGLHAAIALRPAADVTVYERLPVPGGEQWEHPEHARLVRRAHRSGVRFAAGTQVIRWEGDRVLAIGEHGGLTAADALVVATGHRPANRSELRIDGDRCAGVVPATLALHLLAQGVHLGSEVVVTGDSHWAEECIAAMTTGARPAASIHWLGREGPAPHPAVTTRPDLRVTGAHGMPRIRGVSVQDTAGRSGSGVEHLVCDCLILAGPAIPYRNIDGAVLDDDTVVFAQRSGREFKTADQIGAAAARMAIERAKAPQHQHVPPEPRIGSPR
- a CDS encoding GntP family permease, producing the protein MEAIDPAYGTGTLLLIAAGAVALLLFLIIKVKLHAFIALVLVSLLTALAAGIPVADVPSALSFGFSNTLGSVALLVGFGVMIGRLLEITGGAQVLADTLINRFGEKRAPFALGVAALLFGFPIFFDAGLVVFLPIIMTVARRFGGSILLYAFPAAGAFAAMHALVPPHPGPVAAAELLGANIGLTLIVGVPVAVASWYVGAFLVSQFMGRRLHVDIPTSLFGEINGGREIGDNRQADTDGTPATGTTGTVTRTAPSFATVLGVLLLPLVLISFNTVLSTLMTAGVIEEGATWAEYLKLLGTTSIALLITVVVAILVLGVRNRPMADVSDILDNALGPICAIILITGAGGMFGGVLRLSGIGDALSGSLSNLGISLILQAFVISTLLRVAQGSATVALTTTAGLLSASVAAADLSNLQQTALVMAIAAGATVLSHVNDSGFWLVSRFFGMDVKTTLKTWTVLETTLGLSAFVLSLGLWAIA
- a CDS encoding glycoside hydrolase; protein product: MTPVRQSRRRTACGSMAAVLMLAMPVGVVQADPAADALTRLNELSSQALQTREAVTTAQRDADAGLAAQTAADDRHRTDLEALAVANSQLAPYQAAVDRVAAMDYTSGRDGQAAAVLNASSPQHLLDRLSVQRVVAATTAEQMQAFRATRERASAAAQASEKSAADARSAAEHAAAVRAELQAKLSELLRQIAAAEAQYAALTPQQQAIVDSAPPPPAAMPAVPPGDVAPPPIVAVPDTPDALPMGVAREAGLQPNAILAARAVSQQFPQIANIGGVRPDSKPWHPSGLAIDIMIPNHNSPEGIALGDQIMAYALANAGRFGLQDVIWRGTYYTPAGPQASGYGHFDHVHITVRPRR
- a CDS encoding FAD-dependent oxidoreductase, with the protein product MSSQHYDIAIVGGGVIGAAIAAELSRYAVKVVWFEAAHDVCEGASKANSAIACSGYDLPAGSLESDLILETSPQWETICRDLDVPFRRIGALSLGFDDSDGPSLRNLAAQATDAGVEVELISGSALRRAAQTAAPTAVEALHVPAEGIIDPIRLTIGFAKLAVLNGVELRRSTPVTGFWHNAAGAISHVVTPAGAVSVGAVVNAAGVNADHITDAAAAEPITMWPRKGQFLLIDRAVGHLVPKIMCTVPTPHTRGIYAVPTTNRTVLVGPTAVDGQDRADRTTDEATVEKVWASAQRLLPEGIDRRYVTKAFAGLRPASDHTYRLEVSPKVPNLVHAAGIRSTGVSSSPAVARHIAGLIGNGILGLKPKAALHQSVPFIARLAESATDSAAVDFACRPGAPPDQRPMVVCACEHVTAAEIAAECRGPVPATSLDAVRKRTRATAGRCQGAYCSVGVSFILSAATGQRPGEISQGEPGSQWESNS
- a CDS encoding DeoR/GlpR family DNA-binding transcription regulator; amino-acid sequence: MLLELLSRQHFASIDDIQRATGASMPTIRRDLGQLEKRGLLRRVRGGAAPATTSSTLDEAFELRRRRNAREKGEIALVAANLAKPRSSLLLNDGSSTLALAEELVSQQKPLWVATSGLNLGERLASVAEIEVIVIGGALRASSFGTSGPLATSAISQLTVDTTFIGCDGIDLELGVRFNSLADAEIAAAMARQGRRVVVLADASKLGQRAIAGSTGWSDVDVLITNELDASWRDHLLKQDVEVLIP
- a CDS encoding FGGY family carbohydrate kinase, which codes for MWAGIDQGTTSTRTNLYDDAGNCVATARKRSHTAHPLPGWDEQDGDALVNAIEETVREAVASVPGAELAGIGLANQGESVIAFNRLTGAPLSKAILWSDRRAGTIVDRVAGTPAAAGVEEVTGLRLDPYYSAARIAWALLNLPEVAAAAADGTLAIGTLDTFFIHRLAYGAYVTDPSTGSRTQLMALDDLRFDPECAAAFGIDAALLPEIVDTVFTEPLPTILGAPLYASATDQLAALAALGAISPGDTKMTYGTGCFIDTNVGAQPCRPGHGLMPTYAWTIPGEPKAWAIEGGVFSAGTAVDWFVGLGLAENASHVSTLAASCSAAEDFELRMQHPVFLPSFTGIGAPWWRSDAAGVLAGLRASSDRQDLAFAVLDGIAQRVADVVDAVDAELGMPATLRADGGLSVNRTLMQRQADLCGRPIAIADHHDNTAAGAAGLAAIGAGELDLGGLATRARFSCTMEPTLPEEQRVPERARWRAFVEASTSLDPPALTEAARRRTEERDR